A segment of the Gemmatimonas sp. UBA7669 genome:
CGGAAGAGCACCTGGCCATATTCGACAGCGTGTGCATCGGCCACGTTGACCTCGCGCACCACCCCATCGAACTCGGACTCGAGCTCGTTCATGATCTTCATCGCCTCGATGATGCAGACGATCTGCCCCTTGCTGATCCGATCGCCAACCGCGACATACGGCTTGGCGCCCGGCTCCGGCGCGGAATAGAACGTCCCCACCATGGGCGACTTGATCTCGAGGGCCGCAGACTTCGGTGCCTCGGCCTTCGGCGCCGCCGTCCCTCCCTCCTCGGCAGGACGCGCCGCAGCGGCAGCAGGCAACACGGGCGCGGCAACAGGCAGTGGGGCGGCCGGCAGGGCCGGCGCCATGGTGACAGCGGCAGCGCGCTGCTGCGGGCTCTTCGAGATCCGGAGCTTCATCCCCTTGTCGGAGGAGATCTCGATGGAATCCACCGTGGAGCCGTCGAGCATCTCGATCAGCTTCTTCACGTAGCGCAGGTCGATCATGGAGGAGGGAGGCTGGTAGAAAGGAACGTCGCCCCTGCCGCGCGGTCCATTGGACCTGACGACACCGGACAACGCGATGGACGGACTGGACGTGGTGCGCCGAGCGCGGCGACTACGACAACTCAGTGAGCCGACGGTCCAGGCGAGTCAGTACCCGCGCCCCGTCTGCCGTGATGAGCACATCGTCTTCGATCCGCACGCCACCCCACCCCGGCAGGTAGATGCCCGGTTCGACGGTCACCACCATGCCAGCCGCGAGGGGAGCCTCGGCACTCCGGGACAGGCGCGGACCTTCATGCACCTCCAGTCCAATGCCGTGACCGA
Coding sequences within it:
- the accB gene encoding acetyl-CoA carboxylase biotin carboxyl carrier protein, which produces MIDLRYVKKLIEMLDGSTVDSIEISSDKGMKLRISKSPQQRAAAVTMAPALPAAPLPVAAPVLPAAAAARPAEEGGTAAPKAEAPKSAALEIKSPMVGTFYSAPEPGAKPYVAVGDRISKGQIVCIIEAMKIMNELESEFDGVVREVNVADAHAVEYGQVLFRIDPTG